The region GACACCGGCCTCAACAACCTCGAGGCGTCGAAGTCGCTGGCCGACCCGATGAAGATCGTGCAGATCGCGCTCGCCGTGAAGAGCGTGCCCTTCGAAGACATCGTTTTCGTGCAGTACCCGACGCTGGAAGACCCGTACGACGCGAACAAGGTCGTGCCGAACGAGGAAGCCGCGACCGTGCTGTGGGACGCGATCAAGGCGAACAAGCAGCTGCAGATCACGCATGAGGCGACCAACAACGATGGTGTCGTCGTGAAGGACCCCGCGACGCCCGCGCCCACGCCCTCGGACGCCCCGACGCCCGTGCCCGACGACGTCGTGGCGCTGCCCGACACGATCAAGGGCAACTCGGCCGCCGTGCAGACCTGCTCGAACGGCAACGTCCGGCGCTGATTCGTGAGTGCCCGTCGGAACGGGTATGCTTGCAAGGCGCGTCCGAGCGGAAGCCGGGCGCCTGGAGACGTCGCATAGTCAGGCCTAGTGCACCACCCTGCTAAGGTGGAGTCCCCTCACGGGGACCGAGGGTTCAAATCCCTCCGTCTCCGCCAGATCGAGGCCCCCGAACTCCCTACGAAACACTGGGAAGGCGGGGGTTTCGTCATTCCGCTGACGCGGCTGGTGGCAACAGATTGGCAACACCCCGAGCAGCGATCGCGTGATCGAGGCGGCTCACCAGGGCCTCGAGGTCCTCATCGAACAGGTCGCTGTAGGTATCCAGAGTCATTGCTGCGGATGCGTGTCCGAGCATCCGCTGCCCGGCCTTGACGTTGCCTCCGCCGAGACCGCGAGGGATGCTGCCGTGAGCCGCAGGTCGGGTGCAGCCAAGGCGGGGGAGGGCGCTGCAGCCTGATCAGAGGACACCCACCATCCAGGTGGCGCGGCAGGACGAGCCCACGTATGAGTATCAGAAGCGCAGTGCTGCGCGTTCAGACGAGGAAGGTCCTGATCCATACGTTGACGTGGCTCGTGGGCAACCGATGCCACTGCGGTGCCCCCGGACGTCCGACATCACTGCACAGTTCGCGCCAGTATGCCTGCACTTCCGGTCATGATCGCCTTTCTCGCGCGAGGTCCCCTCGCGGACCGCCGATCCTATTACAAGGAGTGCGCCGAGCGGGGGCTCGGGGATCGCACTGTAATTTTGGGGAGAACAATGAGCGACGTCACCGAGCCGAACGCAAGCGCCAGCGCAAGCGAGGGCAACCAACGCTTGCCGCGCCGGCGAACGGTCATCAAGGGCGCGGCGTGGAGCGTGCCGATCCTTGCGGCCGCCGTTGCCGCACCCGCGCACGCTTCGTCCTGCGCACCGGGTGAAAGGCAGATCACCGCCACTTCTGACAGCTATGCGTGGACCACGATCGAGATCCCGGCGTGCGCTCGGGAGATCAGGTACGTGGTTCGCGGCGGTGGGGGAGGCGCATCTGGCGCGTATGGAGGTTTCGGTGCTGTGGCCACCGGCACCATCACACCCACGGGAAGCAGCATGACGCTCTACCTCATCGCCGGTCAAGGCGGATGGCGCCGCGGCAGCACGAAACTCGATGTACGACCGCGCGGGTATGGCGACGGCGGACTCGGCGGTGACCGGTACGATTTCAACGGCAGCGGCGTCTGGGCTGTTGACGCGGGCTACGGCGGAGCCGGTTCAGCAATCCTGCTGGGAAGCACTGAAGCCTCGCCGGCGCTAGTCGTTGCAGGTGGTGGTGGAGGTGGCGCCAACTCCATGAACTCAGGCGGCGATGGAGGAGTCCTCATCAAGGCGTTCCCGGGCGGTGGGGGCCACGCTGGGGCAACCGCTGAAGCTGGTGCCGCTGGAACCGTCGAGGGCGGCGGTTTTGCAGGCGGCGGAGGCGGCGCGACTCTGTCTAACGTCGGGGCCGGCGGAGTCCCGAGTGGTCCCTATATGAACATCGTGGGGTACAGCGGTAGCGGACGCAACGGTGGAAGCGGCGACGAAATGCGCTATGGCGCGTCCGGCGGCAAGACCGGGGCAACTTCTGGTGGCGGTGGCGGCGGGTACTTCGGTGGCGGCGGTGGTTCTGCGGTGTGGTACGAAGATCTGCACGCTGGCGCCGGAGCAGGTGGCGGCGCTGGTTCGTCGTTCATCAACCAGACGGCGGCACCCGGCACCATCGACTCCTCTTGGTTGGACAACTCCGGTGACGGCGTTCCTGGGATGGTCTCCGTCAGCTGGCGGTGATCCCGGACACGTCAGGCTGAGCTGGGCGGGTTACCTTTCGGATCGCCCCACGCAACAAAATCATTGAGCGGTAACGCCTCTCCGCTGACACCACCGTCCATATGCCGGTCTCCAGAACGGCGTCGGTCCAGTTCACGCAGGAAGGCCGATGGCGAGTCCATCAGCCCTAAGGCCCTCTCGTGATCCGTAGCTCCTTCCACGACAATCCCAGTCATCGCGGAAGGAGCTACGGTCACGCTTTGGTGTCTATTGTGCGCTCACCGGCAGCCTTGCCGGCGGTGCGGCGCTCTGTCATGGACGCGGAGGACTTCGACCTCATCATGGGGGCATGGAGCGGGTGCTCGAGTTGATCTGGGCGGGCGGCTTTTTCCGCCTGGGGCGAGATTCCCTATCCCCGTCCGGCACCGTCGGGCAAGGCCCTCGCGCCGTGGCACAGCATCCGGGCATCCTGCCGTCATGTCCGACAACACCGACGCAACCGGCGACATGACCCACGAGCAGAAGCTGCGCGATCAGTTCCTGCGTGCCGAGCACTCCACCGAGGCCGATGCCGCACCTCGCATCGAGGTGTCTGAGCGCAACGGCAACACCCGCATCGACATCGCCGATACGGCCGCAGTGCGACCGGGGCCCGGCCCAGGAGTCGAGGGAGCCGAGGAGCCCGAGAGCGAGAGCTGACCCCGTGCCCTGACCGGGGGACAGTAGCGGGGCGAGCACCGGCGGGGCCAGCCGGCGGGACCACGTGCCTCCGGTACCCTCGGACCATGGCGAACGCAACGACGCAGACCACCAAGCGCGAGGGCTTCGGCTCGCGCAATGTCTTCATCATGTCGGCGATCGGATCGGCTGTCGGGCTCGGCAACATCTGGCGCTTTCCATATGTGGCGTACGAGGGCGGCGGTGGCGCCTTCCTGATCCCGTACCTGTGCGCGCTGCTGACCGCGGGCATCCCTCTGCTGTTCTTCGACTACGCGATCGGCCACCGCTTCCGCAGCTCGGCGCCGCTGGCTTTTCGCCGGATGAACCGCGCCGCCGAGCCGCTGGGCTGGTGGCAGGTGCTCATCTGCGTCGTGATCGCGACCTACTACGCGGTGATCATCGCGTGGGCTGCGATGTACACCTGGTTCTCGGCGAACATCACGTGGGGCAAGGGCAACGAGCAGGACTACTTCTTCGGTGACTTCCTGCAGATGGGCGACGTAAGCGCGGGGCTGTCGACCGAGTTCGTGCCGCAGGTCGGCCTTCCGCTCATCGGGGTCTGGCTCGTCGTGATCATCATCATGACGCTGGGCGTGAAGCGCGGCATCGGCGCGGCCAACATGATCCTCATGCCGCTGCTCACGCTGATGTTCGCCACGCTCGTCGTGCAGTCGCTGTTCCTGCCCGGCGCGATGGACGGCCTCACCGCGTTCTTCACCCCGAACTGGGAGGCGCTCGCTGACCCCGGCGTCTGGGCATCCGCCTACGGACACATCTTCTTCTCGCTGTCGGTCGCCTTCGGCATCATGGTGACGTACTCGTCGTATCTGAAGCGCAAGACCGATCTCACGGGCTCCGGCCTGGTCGTGGCCTTCGCGAACTCGAGCTTCGAGATCCTCGCCGGCATCGGCGTGTTCGCGGCCCTCGGCTTCATGGCGGCAGCGCAGGGCACCGAGGTCTCGGGGGTGGCGACGTCGGGCATCGGCCTCGCGTTCATCGCGTTCCCCACCATCGTGTCGAACGCGACCGGCGGCTCGATCATCGGGGTGCTGTTCTTCGGAGCGCTGGTCTTCGCCGGCATCACCTCGCTCGTCTCGGTTCTCGAGGTGGTCGTGGCAGCCCTGCAGGACAAGCTCGGCTGGGGCCGAGTGCGCACCACTCTCGTCGTCGCGATCCCGGTGGCTCTCCTGTCGATCGCCTTCTTCTCGACGACCACCGCTCTCGCGGTCCTCGACACGACGGATGCCTTCGTCAACGCGTTCGGCATCATGGCCGTCGCCCTGGTCGCGGTCGTGCTCGTCGCCTGGATCCTGCACAAGCTGCCGGTGCTGCGCGACCACCTGAACAAGCGCTCCAGCTTCAGGTTGGGCTGGACATGGATGCTGCTGACCGGCGCTCTCGCACCTGTGGTGCTGGGCTACCTGCTCTACAACGAGATCGTCGCGAAGCTCGAGGCTCCCTATGGCGAGTATCCGGCGTGGTTCCTCGGGATCTTCGGGTGGGGGATGGCGATCGCCCTGATCGTGCTGGCGGTGCTGCTCACCCTGCTGCCGTGGAGTCGCCGCTCGCACGCCAAGCTCGATCCCGACTACGACGAGTTCCTGATCGAGGAGAACTACGAACCGGACTCCGAGACCGGCAGCATCCGACTGCCCGACGAGACAGCGAAGGTAGCACGCTCATGACCACGACCGCCATCATCATGATGATCATCGCGATGGTCACGGTGTGGGGAGGCCTCGCCCTCGCCATCGTGAATCTCGCCCGGCACCCCGAGGTCGCAGACGACGAGCCCGCGCCGCCGGTCGAGCTCTAGCCGTCGATGCCCGAGAGGGTCGCCACTCGCGTGGCGGCCCTCTCGTTCGGTTCTGCGGGACGGCGTACGCAAGGTGCTGGCTGAACGCGCGGCGGGGTGGTATGAATCCGATCATGGCGATCGATCGCGTGCCGGAGCTCGAGTCCGAGCGGGTCACCGACGTGCTGCGCGACGACATCATGTCGGGAAGACGCGCCCCCGGTTCCCGCCTGGTCGAGCGCGACATCGCGGCCGAACTGCAGGTGTCCCGCCTGCCGGTCCGGGAGGCGATCAAGGCGCTCGTCGCCGACGGGATCGTGGTCGCACGGCCCCGCAGCTGGGCGACCGTTCGCGAGTTCTCGCCTCAGGACCTGCAGGACTTCGCCGAGGTGCGCGAGGCGATAGAGACGCTTGCGTTCGCTCTCGCCACCGAGCGCCTCGACGATGTCGGCCTGGCACTTCTGGAGTCCCTCGTGGCGCAGGAGACGAATGCGGCGGCGATGGGAGACGGTGAGGCGGCGCGTGAGGCATCCGCGAACTTCCACATGGCCGCGGTGCGGCTGTCGAACAACACCATGCTCATCGAGCTCGCCGCCTCGCTGGTCACCCGCCTTCGCTGGCTGTTCGGGCAGCACGATGACGTCGTCGGGATGGCCGCGACGCACCGCCGCATCCTCGACGCGGTCCGGGCGCGCGATGTCGAGCTCGTGCGGCGGCTGATTCCCGAGCATCTGGCCGAGGGGCGGGCTGTGGCGCACGAGCGGATGTTCGGGAGCTCCGTGAGGCGGGACTGAATCCACCCCACCGGTGTCGGTGGGGTGCCGGTACGCTCGATTCGGGAGGTACTTGTGGGACGAACATCGGAGGCCATCGCCGAGGGCGTCGCGATCGCCACGGCGGCCGTTCGGCTGACCGTGAAGAACCAGA is a window of Microbacterium esteraromaticum DNA encoding:
- a CDS encoding methionine/alanine import family NSS transporter small subunit; the encoded protein is MTTTAIIMMIIAMVTVWGGLALAIVNLARHPEVADDEPAPPVEL
- a CDS encoding sodium-dependent transporter; its protein translation is MANATTQTTKREGFGSRNVFIMSAIGSAVGLGNIWRFPYVAYEGGGGAFLIPYLCALLTAGIPLLFFDYAIGHRFRSSAPLAFRRMNRAAEPLGWWQVLICVVIATYYAVIIAWAAMYTWFSANITWGKGNEQDYFFGDFLQMGDVSAGLSTEFVPQVGLPLIGVWLVVIIIMTLGVKRGIGAANMILMPLLTLMFATLVVQSLFLPGAMDGLTAFFTPNWEALADPGVWASAYGHIFFSLSVAFGIMVTYSSYLKRKTDLTGSGLVVAFANSSFEILAGIGVFAALGFMAAAQGTEVSGVATSGIGLAFIAFPTIVSNATGGSIIGVLFFGALVFAGITSLVSVLEVVVAALQDKLGWGRVRTTLVVAIPVALLSIAFFSTTTALAVLDTTDAFVNAFGIMAVALVAVVLVAWILHKLPVLRDHLNKRSSFRLGWTWMLLTGALAPVVLGYLLYNEIVAKLEAPYGEYPAWFLGIFGWGMAIALIVLAVLLTLLPWSRRSHAKLDPDYDEFLIEENYEPDSETGSIRLPDETAKVARS
- a CDS encoding multidrug transporter, coding for MSDNTDATGDMTHEQKLRDQFLRAEHSTEADAAPRIEVSERNGNTRIDIADTAAVRPGPGPGVEGAEEPESES
- a CDS encoding GntR family transcriptional regulator, producing MAIDRVPELESERVTDVLRDDIMSGRRAPGSRLVERDIAAELQVSRLPVREAIKALVADGIVVARPRSWATVREFSPQDLQDFAEVREAIETLAFALATERLDDVGLALLESLVAQETNAAAMGDGEAAREASANFHMAAVRLSNNTMLIELAASLVTRLRWLFGQHDDVVGMAATHRRILDAVRARDVELVRRLIPEHLAEGRAVAHERMFGSSVRRD